Below is a genomic region from Spirosoma radiotolerans.
TATTCGCAGGCCCAACATCCGCGCGTGTTTGTGCTAACCGACATTGAAAACGAACCAGACGATGCCATGTCCTTTGTTCGATTTCTAACCTATGCCAATCAATTTGACACCGAAGGCATCGTCGCTACCACCTCCTGTTGGCAGCGAACTAAAACCGCCGAGTGGCGTTTGCACGAGATCGTTCAGGCTTACGGAAAAGTCCGGGATAATCTGGAAATCCATGAGAAAGGCTTTCCGACCGAGGCTTACATGCATTCGGTGATCAAAAAAGGATTACCCGTTTTTGGCAAAGAGGGATTAGGCGATGGAAAAGACTCCGAAGGGTCGGATTGGCTCTTGAAGAGCATGCTCAAAAATGAGAGCCGGCCGCTTTTCATCCAGGCCTGGGGTGGCACCAACGTCCTGGCGCAGGCCCTTTGGAAACTCCAGCGAACGCAGCCAGAGAACACGGTTTCGAAGGTGATCGCCAACCTTAGAGTTTATACCATTTCTGATCAGGATGATACGGGTCCGTGGATTCGGAAAACCTTTCCCACCCTCTTTTACATTGTGAGTCCAGGCTTTGAAGAAAATGGGGGTGGACAATATCACTACGCTACCTGGACAGGTATTTCAGGCGACCGGATACATGGGCGTTTCCTGGGCGCTGACTCAACGCTGGTTGACAATAAAACCCTAGAGGAGCACGTGCGCCGGAATCATGGTCCGCTAGGCGAAAAATACCCTCAAGTGGCGGTTCTGATGGAAGGCGATACCCCTTCCTTTTTAGGACTAATCAACAACGGGTTAAATGATGCCGAACACCCTAATTATGGGAGTTGGGGAGGACGGTATGAGTTGGCTATTCCGCCCTACAAAAAGTATATGTACGAACCCGAAACCCGCCCGATCTGGACCGATACAGCAGATGAAGTATACAGTGAAATAACCCAAAGCTATCACACTAGCAATCAGGCAACGATCTGGCGGTGGCGAAACGCCTTCCAACAGGATTTCTTTGCCCGAATGGATTGGTGCGTCGCGAAAGCCTATGCAAAAGCAAATCACCCGCCTACCGTGCTGCTCAATCACCCAAATCAGCTTACGGTCAAATCTGGGACTGAAGTCGTTCTATCGGGTACTGGCACTGACCCCGACAACAATACATTGGCGTATAACTGGCTGTTCTATAAAGAGGTAGGCTCACTTAATGCGAGTCAACTCCTCTTGAAAAATCCCAAGAGTAGCGCCGTAACGTTTAGAGCGCCAACGGTGTCGGAAGTAAAAACAATGCATTTTATTTTAGAAGTTACCGACAATGGTACACCAAGTTTAACCCGCTACCAGCGGGTTATCGTGAATGTAATTCCTAAATAAATCAAGTATCCTGCTGTAGTTTGTCCATTATTGTAAAAAAAGACTAGCCATAGTAGGATACATCTTGTTCTTATCTACCCGACGTTTTTCTGAGCGGTTCTGAGTAATAGAGAGGTATCTTTTCTTTTAATAACTGTCAACGCTGATCCGTAGCATACAGTAAATCAACAAGGCACGATGATGGCATCCTCAATTCCGCACCTTACCATCAATGCCTTCCGCCAGGCCTTTGTCCAGCAGCCAGTTGCTACAGCCGACCCCGACACATTCAGCCAGATCGGCCGACTCGAAGATATGGCTCCCCAGCTTCGGGTGCCCACGCTGATGCACCGAACGGCTTACAACTACTTAGTACTGCCTACCCAAGGGCAAAGCCAGCATCTCTACAACACCGAACAGATTCAAACCAGTCCGGATACCCTGCTTCTGGTGCGGGTAGATACAATCACGGCTGTTCAGTCGATTAGCTCCAACATAGCCGGTTATTTTATCGGGTTCACTAATCCCGTAATCGACCCGTTGCTTACGCCTTACCAGCGGCAACAGTGGTACAGTATGCCCCCTCTTTTACCGCTTACGTCATCTGAACAGGTGTGGCTGCAAAGCCTGTGTGAACTGCTAATGGCGGAGCGGATGCTGACGACGAGCAAGTTGAGCGAGTCGGCCCTACATTTGCTAACGGCAATGATTGTCAAGTTGTTACCGAAAGCCACTGACTTCACAACTGGTCTCTCCCGCGACCAACTGCTGACAACCCGTTTCAAACAACTGGTCGGTCAGCACTGCTGTCGGTACCATTACATGCAGTATTACGCCAACGAGTTAGCCGTATCGGAGAATTACCTGTTTCGTTGTGTGAAGCGGGTAACGGGTAAAGCACCCAAGACGGTGCTGCTCGAAACGCTCGTACTTCATGCGATGGTTCAGCTACAGAACACCACCCTCGACATCAATGCCATTGCCAATGGCCTGGGTATCGAGGACACGTCATACTTTGGGCGCCTGTTTAAGAAGCACACGACACTGACACCAACCGGGTACCGGCAGTTGATTCAGCACGATTTGTCCGGTTCTTAACCGCATTGATCCTACCCTCAGCCTGGTCATCCTGGTGACCTTTGTGCCTATCATCAATCGGGCTGGCGGGCTCATTTCCTGAGGACGACTTTATGGCTAAACACGGACGCCAGTTAGCAACCAACCTGACGAAGGCCGGGATACGCCATGACATCAAAATTTGCCCAGGGGCGGGGTCATTCGTTTATGAACGAGAGCCGCTCGTTGTTCAGGGCCGAACCAGCGGCCGATGCTTGGCAACAGACACTGACGTTTTTTGACGCCCATCTCTGTCGCTCATCGCCCTCAATGAGCTATGTACAACCCTGTTAAACACGGATCGATCATGAATATTGCCATTTTTGGCGCGAACGGCGGCACGGGAAGCGAACTTGTCAAACAAGCCCTCGAACGAGGACACCAGGTAACGGCCATCGTCCGTAAACCAGAATCGTATAGGCTGACCCACGAGCGGCTGCGCGTGACGGCGGGTGACGCTATGAAGCCAGACACGTTTACCCAGGCACTCAAACAGCAGAATGCCGTTATCTCGGCGCTGGGAGTCAGTAGCTTTCGGGAGTCACTCAAACCCATGACGTTTCATCGCGAAACGGCGCACAACATCATCGAGCAAATGAAACGACAAGGCGTTAGCCGCCTGGTTTGCCTGACCAGTGTGGGCGTACTGGATAAACCGATTGGCCCGTTGTTTTACCTCTGGCTGATTAAACCGCTACTTAAGCACAAATACGAAGACATGCGGCAACTGGAAAAGACGGTTCGACACAGTGGGCTGGACTGGACAATTGTGCGTCCTTTTCGGCTTACCGACGGCCCCCGAACGGGACAGTACCGCGTAGCCGCCAATGGTGTGCTAGACGATGCTGGTTCGATTGCCCGAAGCGACATCGCGGATTTTATCCTCAACCAACTCGATATACCCCAATACGTTCACAAGACGCCAGCCATCGGATACTGAATAAGCCGATTTTTGTCAACTGAGCACCAGCTTATAGCCTCTCTGTTCAGCATTCCAACCCAGCCAGCAGGCGTGGTAACCAGCATTTGTAGCAGCCCCCTTAGCCTGGTCAACTCGTTTTGTGTCCACAGCGAGAGCCGTATGACGGGCATCGACAGATTAACAGCTGGTAAGATCAAAGAGAATTGATGTCAGGCTCAAATCTAACTTTTGGCTGGCCGAATTTTATATGTCTCTGAAGATAATCAAGACGATTTCAACTTGCTGAACCTCAAGTATATTCCAGTTTAGAAGAGCCTGACGGCAAGGATGAATGGGATGAAACGAAAACCCAGGAAATAACCAAAGACAACTTCGAACTATCTGGGCGAAGAACGAGGCTAACATAAGAGTAGTGGCTGTTGCAAAAGCCCAAAAACGGATTAACAAAACGAGTTTGTGAGCTATTTTCTGACCCTTACAGAAGCAAAACGGCTAAGGAATAGGGGACTTCCAGACTTTTGCAACAGCCACAGTAGTTATACAACGAGTGCCAAATAAATACAAAGCCTGACTGCAAAAAAGCCAGCATAAGCCGAGCGGTGGAGGTACCTGAATAAGTACACTGTCCGTAATGATACTGGCAATTAGAGCGATCAGTATACCCTTCCGCTTTGGCAAGGCGATGCTTTAGATGCTCTTCACTTTTTCGCTGTTTCCTTCGGCCACACGTACTGGAAGGTGTTGTTGATCGGGGCGCCGAAGTAATTGACCTTCAGGTAGTCCAGTCGTTTCTTGTGAATTTCCAGCCGCTGCTTGAAATCGTCGATGTTTCGGCTAGCCTGCGGGGTCCAGCCTGTTTCGGCCAGGGCAATCAGGCGTGGGTAGGCCATGTACTCGACCGAGTGCGTTGTCGGCAGGTATTCTGACCAGACGTTGCCTTGTACACCCAGAATGTGTTTTGATTGGTCGGCGGTCAGGCTGTCGGATACGGATGGATTGAAGCTATATACTTTTTCAAGGGGTAGTAAGCCACCAATGGTTACAGGTTGCGTTTTGGGGTCGGCCTGGTAATAGTCGAGGTAACAATAGGTGGTGGGACTCATCACGACATCATGATTTTGACGGGCCGCTGCAATGCCGCCACTGATGCCCCGCCAGCTCATCACCGTGGCGTTGGGCGACAGGCCGCCCTCCAGAATCTCGTCCCAGCCAATGATCCGGCGGCCTTTCGACGTAACAAATTTGTCGATGCGCTGAATAAAATAGCTCTGTAATTCGTGCTCGTCTTTGAGTCCCTTTTCTTTCATCAGCGCCTGACAGAAACGGCTCTGTTTCCACTGCGTTTTCGGGCATTCGTCGCCACCAATGTGAATGTATTGACTCGGAAATAAACCCATTACTTCGGTCAGGACATTTTCCAGAAAGGTGAAGGTCTCTTCGCGCGGAAACAGCACATCGTCATGAACGCCCCAGTTATAAGATACATCCAGAATCTTATCCGGATTGCTTCCCAGTTCGGGATAAGCGGCCAGCACGGCTACCGAGTGGCCGGGCATTTCGATCTCGGGTATGACGGTGATATAGCGTTCCTGCGCATACTTGACCACATCCCGCACCTCATCCTGAGTATAGAAACCACCATAGGGCTTGTCGTCATACGCGTGATCCCGGTAGTGACCCGCCATTGTCTTTTTACGAATCGAGCTAACTTCGGTTAGTTTAGGGTATTTCTTGATTTCAATCCGCCAGCCCTGATCTTCGGTCAGGTGCCAGTGAAAAGTGTTCATTTTGTGCAAGGCCAGCAGGTCGATGTACTTCTTGATAAATGCCACCGGATAAAAGTATCGGCCAACATCGAGCATCGATCCGCGATAACCATAACGGGGCTGATCGGTAATGGTACAGGCGGGCACCGTCCAGGCTACACCACTCACTTTCGTCGGACTGAAGATCGCGGCAGGCATCAGTTGCATAAGCGATTGCACACCATAAAAAAAGCCCTGTGGCTGTTCGGCAGCAATGATGATCTGTTTAGGCGAAACAACCAGTGTATAGCCCTCGGCCCCTAGTTGCTTTCCTTTAGCATCTACGAAGGAAATGCCTTTCGATGCGTTTCCTGTCGTAATCAGCGGGCTGAATCCAGTGGCCTTCGCTAGCTGGTCGGCCAGCACCTGCGCAATTCGGCGTACTTCGGGATTCGCTGATTGGACGCTAATGGCTGGTGTAGTGGGTAGTGTATAGCTGCCCTTACCCGCTTCCAACTGGGTAGGCTTGGGCAAAATGGCGTACGTAGCCGTTTGCGCTACGATGGCCTGAACCGAAACCAGCAGGGCGACTGCACAGAGAAGAACGTTTTTCATGAATGGAACTGGTTTAGTAGACCGGCAGAGGTAAAAGTAGTCAGGGGCACACTATTTACTTCAAATAAGGCCCTAGCACGGTCGCCCAACGCTCGTAGCCTGCGGGGAGCATATGTAGGCTATCGGGCTTGAACAAAGCGGGCACCGGTTGCTTGTTTGGCCCAAGCATAACGGGCCGGATGTCCACAAACTGCGTGTTTTTCTGTTTGCCCAAATACTGTTTGATGAGTTGATTAGCCACGTCATTTTCCGGGAAATATTGCCGACGCGAGGGGCTGGGCTTGATCGAAATAAAGGTGAACGTCGCCTTCGGTAATTTTTGCCGAACGTGCTCGAATAAAGCCACAAACCGATCGAAGGTCTGTTTACCGGTTTGTTTGCCTGTAGCAATGTCGTTCTCGCCCGCATACACCACAACCTGCTTTGGGTGATAAGGAACAATAATCCGGTCGGCGTAGAGCAGCACCTGACTCAGTTCGGAACCGCCGAAACCACGTTGCAGTATCTTTTTGTGTGGGAAATAAGTGGACAGGTTTTCCCACAACCGAATGGATGAGCTTCCTGTAAAAACAATCGCGTTCTGAGGTGGGGGCGAGGTAAGATCAGCTTGCTCAAAAGCCCGAATTTCGGCCTCGAATGGACGGTCTTGAGCAGTTAAGCAAAAGGGTAACAGGATGAAAAGAAGCACGCGAAGTGACTGGGGAAGTTTGTTCATTTGGCTAAGAAATCCAGAATCTAAATGTATCAATGAGCAACCAAGTTTGATTAACTTTCTCAAGCATAACTAATTCTCCTCGTCCACACTTACCACCGCAATAAAAACTAGCAAAAAACAAGGCCCTCGTTTTGTTTTGGTCAAATGAAATTCTTGACAGCCCAAAAAGATAGTGAGTTGATAAACTATCACCTTGTCGTTCTGATGGAGTCTTTGCCTGTTGCGATCGCATTATAATAGGACAACGAACGGTAAATTTATGAGCGAACAGGCGCTCTTGTTTAAGGGAGCTTGCTTGCTTGATCGTCTCGAAAAGCGATGCCCAAGCCGGGTCCTGAGCTCTCTTGCAACTTACCGTATTCTTTAAGTAATGGCAACGATCGCCCAATTTAGCAACCCACGACCAGGGAGTTGTCGGATGTATGTTGTTTGGATTAAATGTGGTTGAGTCATTTATAATAATGGCTCCCGCTGACGGGACGTTTTTGTAAAACGGAAAATCAGTTAAGTAAGCAGAATAAATTCTGTAATCTTCGTCGATCAGGTCAGTTGACGAATCTACAGATTTGCATGAAGTAAAGCATGCAAACAAACAGACTAAAAGGAGCGTATAAGGGCGAGTCATCTCTCGATAAGATTATGTTTTAATCAAGAGATTCACGCAAGACAACATTCCACAAAGAAATCTTTATAAGAAAGGCACAACCGACTCCAAACTCATGCCCCGCGATCCTTTTACCAGGATGTGTGTATCCGTCATCGGATTGTCCATCAGCCAGTTATGTAGTGAAAATTTGTCGGGAAAATAATACGCTTTGGGAAGGTAACCCAGCGCATAGTGCATGTCTTTTCCCGCCAGAATGACCAGGTCGAACTTGCTTTCGGCGATGAGTTTCCCGAGGGCCGTGTGTTCCGCTTCACTTTCCGGACCGAGTTCGTACATATCGCCCAGAATCACCACTTTCCGTTTGGCGGGTGTAGCAGCAAATTGCTGAATAGCCGCTGCCATCGAACTTGGATTGGCATTATAGGCGTCCAGCAATACGGTATTCGTGCCCTTTGTAATGTGTTGTGAACGATTATTGGTTGGATTGTAATCTGCCACGGCGCGGTTGACATCGTCGGACGAGACGCCGAAATACGCACCAATAGCCAGAGCCGCCAGCATATTCTCGAAGTTATAGCGACCCGGTAGGTGAGTCGTGACGTCGTGCCCCGAGCTATCCCGGTAAACGACCACGGGCGATTCACTGAGTAGGGTAATCGGTTCCTGATCCGATTCGGCAGCCGGATAGAAGATGACTTCGGCGAAGCTTGTTTCGGAACGGATCGCTTTTAATCGTTCCCGGTACATGGCTGTCAGGGTCTTGTCGCGCGAGTTGATAAAGACCGTTTTTGCGTTTTGAGCGAGGTAATCGTAAAGTTCTCCCTTGCCTTTTCTGACCCCCTCTATACCACCGAACCCTTCCAGATGCGCTTTGCCAACATTTGTAATCAGCCCGTGGGTGGGCTGGGCGATGGAGCAGAGTAACTCAATTTCTTTCTGGTGATTGGCACCCATTTCAACGATTGCCAGTTCATGCTGTTCGTTAAGCGCCAGGAGCGTGAGGGGCACGCCAATGTGGTTGTTGAGGTTGCCGACGGTAGCATACAACTGATAATTCTTCGACAAAACGGCCGCTATCAGTTCTTTTGTCGTGGTCTTGCCATTCGAACCCGTCAGCGCAATGACCGGAAAGGTAAACGTTTGGCGGTGATGGCGGGCTAAACCCTGAAGGGCCGTTAACCCATCCGCTACCAGCAGACAGCCCGCAACCCGGCTGGCCACCTCAGGATCGTCGACAACGGCATAACGGGCACCCGCTGCTAGGGCCTGTTCGGCAAATTTATTGCCATCGAAAGTATCCCCTTTGAGGGCGACAAACAGACAATCGGGCGTTATTCGGCGGGTATCAGTCGACACGCCCGCGCATTCCTGAAATTTATGATAGAGTTGTTCGATGGTGACCATCATATTCGGGTCGGTTTCAACGTTTTCTAAACGCAACGGATGTGAAGAAGCTGAAAGATTTACTTCTCTTACGGCTCACTTTCTGATTAAGCGATACCCAAAATTAGATGAAAAAGCTGTTTACGCTTTGTTTTTTAGTAATTCCCCTCGTTACGTTCGCGCAGTCGGCCGGAAAAATCTCCTTTCGCTATGAGCAAAGCCCAACGGTGAGTATAAATGGGCGGGCCTTGCTCAATCCGTGGGTAGGTGGCCTCAACACCACCCAGTACTCAACCATCCGGCTGAACAACGATTCGCGCGACGATCTGGCGGTGTTTGACCGGACAACCAATAAAGTCAGCACTTTTATTGCCATTGATAACCCAATTGGCAGTGGCATTGCCTGGCAGTATGCGCCTGAGTACGAAAAGGCATTTCCGCCCGTCATGTATAGCTGGATGTTGCTGGTCGATTATGACCTCGACGGTCGCAAAGACATATTTACCAACAGTGAAAAGGGGGTAGTCGTCTACCACAATGAATCGCAGGGCGGAGCCGTATCGTTCAAAGTTGCGGTCGATCCGCTCAAAACCATTGGCTTCAGCGGTTTCCAGACGCTTTATGTTACCTCCGTCGATTTGCCGGCCATCACCGATTACGACGATGATGGAGATATTGATATTATTACGTTCGATGCCGACGGCAACATCATTGCTTACCAGCAAAACATGAGCGTGGAGAAAACAGGCACAAAAGGGGGGCTCGACTTCATGCGAACGGGCGACCAGTGCTGGGGTCATTTTCATAAAGAATTCTGCAACGATTTTACGTTTGGTATTCAATGTGCCGATGGCTCGGGGCGGGTTGCTGCCAATCCAAGTGATGCCAAGCCTAATGCTGCCAAACCCAGTGGTGGCAAGCCAGCCGGGGCCAGGCCTATGCATACGGGCAACACGCTGACGGTAGTCGATACCGATGGAGATGGTAATAAAGACCTGCTGTTCGGCTTTGTGAGTTGCGAAAATATTGCCCGGCTGCACAATGCCGGCCCGAACAGTGCCAAAGCGAATTTTGTAAGCTACGATAGTTTGTTCCCCGCGACAAATCCGATTCTGTTCCCTGCCTTCCCGGCGACGTATTATGAAGACGTCGACGGCGATGGGCAGAAAGATTTACTGGCTTCGCCCAATG
It encodes:
- a CDS encoding DUF1593 domain-containing protein, with product MKNRISFFILFALLWHYSQAQHPRVFVLTDIENEPDDAMSFVRFLTYANQFDTEGIVATTSCWQRTKTAEWRLHEIVQAYGKVRDNLEIHEKGFPTEAYMHSVIKKGLPVFGKEGLGDGKDSEGSDWLLKSMLKNESRPLFIQAWGGTNVLAQALWKLQRTQPENTVSKVIANLRVYTISDQDDTGPWIRKTFPTLFYIVSPGFEENGGGQYHYATWTGISGDRIHGRFLGADSTLVDNKTLEEHVRRNHGPLGEKYPQVAVLMEGDTPSFLGLINNGLNDAEHPNYGSWGGRYELAIPPYKKYMYEPETRPIWTDTADEVYSEITQSYHTSNQATIWRWRNAFQQDFFARMDWCVAKAYAKANHPPTVLLNHPNQLTVKSGTEVVLSGTGTDPDNNTLAYNWLFYKEVGSLNASQLLLKNPKSSAVTFRAPTVSEVKTMHFILEVTDNGTPSLTRYQRVIVNVIPK
- a CDS encoding helix-turn-helix transcriptional regulator, encoding MMASSIPHLTINAFRQAFVQQPVATADPDTFSQIGRLEDMAPQLRVPTLMHRTAYNYLVLPTQGQSQHLYNTEQIQTSPDTLLLVRVDTITAVQSISSNIAGYFIGFTNPVIDPLLTPYQRQQWYSMPPLLPLTSSEQVWLQSLCELLMAERMLTTSKLSESALHLLTAMIVKLLPKATDFTTGLSRDQLLTTRFKQLVGQHCCRYHYMQYYANELAVSENYLFRCVKRVTGKAPKTVLLETLVLHAMVQLQNTTLDINAIANGLGIEDTSYFGRLFKKHTTLTPTGYRQLIQHDLSGS
- a CDS encoding dienelactone hydrolase family protein, encoding MTSKFAQGRGHSFMNESRSLFRAEPAADAWQQTLTFFDAHLCRSSPSMSYVQPC
- a CDS encoding NAD(P)-dependent oxidoreductase, with product MNIAIFGANGGTGSELVKQALERGHQVTAIVRKPESYRLTHERLRVTAGDAMKPDTFTQALKQQNAVISALGVSSFRESLKPMTFHRETAHNIIEQMKRQGVSRLVCLTSVGVLDKPIGPLFYLWLIKPLLKHKYEDMRQLEKTVRHSGLDWTIVRPFRLTDGPRTGQYRVAANGVLDDAGSIARSDIADFILNQLDIPQYVHKTPAIGY
- a CDS encoding beta-N-acetylhexosaminidase, translating into MKNVLLCAVALLVSVQAIVAQTATYAILPKPTQLEAGKGSYTLPTTPAISVQSANPEVRRIAQVLADQLAKATGFSPLITTGNASKGISFVDAKGKQLGAEGYTLVVSPKQIIIAAEQPQGFFYGVQSLMQLMPAAIFSPTKVSGVAWTVPACTITDQPRYGYRGSMLDVGRYFYPVAFIKKYIDLLALHKMNTFHWHLTEDQGWRIEIKKYPKLTEVSSIRKKTMAGHYRDHAYDDKPYGGFYTQDEVRDVVKYAQERYITVIPEIEMPGHSVAVLAAYPELGSNPDKILDVSYNWGVHDDVLFPREETFTFLENVLTEVMGLFPSQYIHIGGDECPKTQWKQSRFCQALMKEKGLKDEHELQSYFIQRIDKFVTSKGRRIIGWDEILEGGLSPNATVMSWRGISGGIAAARQNHDVVMSPTTYCYLDYYQADPKTQPVTIGGLLPLEKVYSFNPSVSDSLTADQSKHILGVQGNVWSEYLPTTHSVEYMAYPRLIALAETGWTPQASRNIDDFKQRLEIHKKRLDYLKVNYFGAPINNTFQYVWPKETAKK
- a CDS encoding GDSL-type esterase/lipase family protein; translated protein: MNKLPQSLRVLLFILLPFCLTAQDRPFEAEIRAFEQADLTSPPPQNAIVFTGSSSIRLWENLSTYFPHKKILQRGFGGSELSQVLLYADRIIVPYHPKQVVVYAGENDIATGKQTGKQTFDRFVALFEHVRQKLPKATFTFISIKPSPSRRQYFPENDVANQLIKQYLGKQKNTQFVDIRPVMLGPNKQPVPALFKPDSLHMLPAGYERWATVLGPYLK
- a CDS encoding UDP-N-acetylmuramoyl-tripeptide--D-alanyl-D-alanine ligase, yielding MVTIEQLYHKFQECAGVSTDTRRITPDCLFVALKGDTFDGNKFAEQALAAGARYAVVDDPEVASRVAGCLLVADGLTALQGLARHHRQTFTFPVIALTGSNGKTTTKELIAAVLSKNYQLYATVGNLNNHIGVPLTLLALNEQHELAIVEMGANHQKEIELLCSIAQPTHGLITNVGKAHLEGFGGIEGVRKGKGELYDYLAQNAKTVFINSRDKTLTAMYRERLKAIRSETSFAEVIFYPAAESDQEPITLLSESPVVVYRDSSGHDVTTHLPGRYNFENMLAALAIGAYFGVSSDDVNRAVADYNPTNNRSQHITKGTNTVLLDAYNANPSSMAAAIQQFAATPAKRKVVILGDMYELGPESEAEHTALGKLIAESKFDLVILAGKDMHYALGYLPKAYYFPDKFSLHNWLMDNPMTDTHILVKGSRGMSLESVVPFL